The DNA window aaattaaataatatagttaATACTATACTCGTCGCATAATATACACCGGTAGCGTGTAGGGTGGTTTTTCCCCCTAAATTAGAAATATTcctacttaattaaattattgtcaTATCTCtactatttaaataagtttataattaattatatatataaactcttgTTGTGCCTGTGTCGACTCGTGACtgtgttacgatcgtataaactcataatcgcgATCGTGTCGACTCGTGCTTGTGTCGTATCCAACCAACGCCACGAATGAGATATTATTGTATCGTGTCATTAACAAAGTATCCATAAAATGACACGGAACAACATTAAAACTAAGTGATATAATTAAAGTTATAGACATGAACTCGTTAATGTGGGTTTGAATCACATGCGGAAATGTTGAACCCTATCCACTCCACCATATAGATCTTATAGTAAAGTTCTTGAACAAGAAGTTGTGTAAGCAAAATCATAAGTTCGTATGCTTAAAACATCCTAAAACAAATGTTACAGGCATGACCTACAAATATGGTAACAACATTGTaagtaataaaaacattttacgGAGACTTTAATTAAATTccattaacttaaataatatagttAATAACTTACTCGTCGCATAATATACACCGGTAGCATGTATGGTGTTTTTTCCCCTAAATTAgaaacatttataattaattaaattatttgtcatATCTACTacttaaataagtttataatttatcatatatatattaaagtttataatttatcatatatatatatatatatatatataaactcgtgttgTGTCTGTGTCGACTCGTGACCGTTTTACGattatataaactcataatcgtgtcgtgatcgTGTCATCTCGTGCTTTTGTCATGTCTAAATCACGACCCgaatgagataatattgtattgtgTCCTTGATAAAGTATCCATAAAAAGCCACAGAACATCATTCAAAGTAAGTGATAGAATTAAAGTGATCGACATGAACTCGTTACTGTGGGTTTGAATCACCTGCTTCTagaaatacaataataaaagttattaaaaatatgtaaattaaaaacTATATTATGCACTTACAAATATTTACCAATATAAGTAGGGGCGACACGAAAAGAAATACGAAAGTGCTGAACCCTATCCACCCCACCATATAAATATGATAGTAAAGTTCTTGGACAATAAGTTGTGTAAGTAAAGCCATAAGTCTATATGCTCCCAAACATCATAAAACAAATGTTACAAGTCTGACCTACAAAGATGGTAACAACATTGTTagtaataaaaacattttacgaagaatttagttaaatttcattaacttaaataatatagttAATACCTTACTCGTCCCATAATATGCACTAGTAGCGTGTAGAGTATTTCCCCCCTAAATTAGAAACATTCCtacctaattaaattatttgtcatATCACTACTacttaaataagtttataattaattatatatatatatataaactcttgTTGTGCCTGAGTTGACTCGTGaccgtgttacgatcgtataaactaATAATCGTGTCATGTCGACTCTACTTGTATCGTGTCTAACCCACAACCCGAATgagataatattttatcatgtCCTTgacaaaatattcataaaaagcCACATAATAGCATTCAAAGTAAGTGATAGAATTAAAGTGATAGACATGAACTCATTAATGTGGGTTTGAATCACCTgcttttaaaaatacaataataaaggttattaacaaatatgtaaatttaaaattatattatgcaCTTACAAATATTTACCAATATAAGTAGGGGCGACACGAAAAAAATACGGAATTGTTGAACCCTATCCACCCCACCATATAGATCTAATAGTAAAGTTGGACAAGAAGTTGTGTAAGAAAAACTATAATTCCGTATGCTCCAAAACATCCTAAAACAAATGTTACACGCCTTACCTACTAACAACATTGTTAGTAATAAAACATTTTACGAagacttttaattaaatttcattaacttaaataatacaGTTAATACCTTATTCGTCGCATAATATACACCGATAGCGTGTAGGGTGTTTTTTTTCTAGATTAGAAACATTcctacttaattaaattatttgtcatatttctactacttaaataagtttataattaattatatatatataaactcgtgttgTGTCTGTGTCGACTCGTGACTGTGTTACGATGTATAAACTTATAATCGTTTCGTGTCGTCTTGTGTTTGTGTTGTGTCCAACCCACGACTCGAATGAGATAATATCGCATCGTATCCTTGACAAATATCCATAAAAAACTATAGAACAACGATCACAGTAAGTGATAGAATTAAGATGATAGACATGAACTCGTTACTATGGGTTTGAATGACCTGCTTCTAGAAATACAATAATAAAggttattaacaaatatataaatttaaaacaataatatgcaCTTACAAATATTTACCAATATAAGTAGGGGCGACACGAAAAGAATTACGGAAGTGTTGAACCCTATCTACCCCACCATATAGATCTGATAGTAATGTTCTTGGACAAGAAGTTGTGTAAGTAAAACCATAAATCTGTATGCTCCAAAACATTCTAAAACAGATTTTACAAGTCTGACCTACAACGATAGTAACAACATTGTTAGTAATAAAAATTTTTACGAagacttttaattaaattccattaacttaaataatatagttAATACCTTACTAGTCGCATATAATACACTAGTTGCATGTAGGGTAGTTTTTTTCCCTAAATTAGAAATATtcatacttaattaaattatttttcatattataaacTCATAAACGTGGCGTGATAGTGTCATCTCATTCTTGTGTCATGTCCAACCCACGACCCGTATAAGATTATATCATATCGTGTCCTTGACAAAGTATTCATAAAAATCCACAGAACATCATTCACAATAAGTGATAGAATTAAAGTGATAGACATGAACTCGTTAATGTGAGTTTGAATCACCTACTTCTAGAAATACAATAATAAAGGttattaacaaatatgtaaatttaaaactatataatgCACTTACAAATATTTACCAATATAAGTAAGGGTGACACAAAAAGAAATACGGAAGTGCTGGACCTTATCCACCCCACCATATAGATGTGATAGTAAAATTTTTGGACAAGAAGTTGTGTAAGCAAAACTATAAGTCCGTATGTTTCAAAACATGCTATAACAAATGTTACAGGCCTGACCTACAAAGATGGTAAAACATTGTTagcaataaaaacattttacgAAGACTTTAATTAAATTccattaacttaaataatatagttAATATCTTACTCGTCGCATAATATACACCGATAGCGTGTATGGTGGTTTTTCCCTTAAATTATAGACTTTtctacttaattaaattatttgtcatATCTCTACTacttaaataagtttataattatatatatatatatatatataaactcgtgttgtgtctgtgtcgactcgtgaccgtgttacgatcgtataaactcataattgtgtcatctcgtgcttgtgtcgtgtccaacccACGACACGAATGAGATAATATTGTTTCATGTCCTTgacaaaatattcataaaaatccACAGAACATAATTCATTGAAAGTTATAGAATTAAAGTGATGAACATGAACTCGTTACTTTGGGTTTGAATCACTTGCTtctaaaaatacaataataaaggttattaaaaaatatttaaatttaaaactatattatgCACTTACAAATATTTACCAATATAAGTAGGGGCGACAAGAAAAGAAATATGGAAGTGCTGAATCTTATCCACCCCACTATATAGATCTGATAGTAAAGTTCTTGGACAAGAAGTTGTGTAAACAAAACCATAAGTCTGTATGCTCCAAAACATCCTAAAACAAATGATACAAGCCTGACCTACAAAGATGGTAACAACATTTTTagtaataaaaacattttatgaagactttaattaaattacattaacttaaataatacaGTTAATACCATACTCGTTGCATAATATACACCGATAACGTGTATGGTGGTTTTTCCCTAAATTAGAAACATTcctacttaattaaattatttatcatatctctattatttaaataagtttataattaattatatatataaactcgtATTGTGCCTGTGTTGACTCGTGaccgtgttacgatcgtataaactcataatcgtgatCGCATCGACTCTTGCTTGTGTCGTGTTCAACCCACGACCCGAATGAGATATTATTTTATCGTGACATTGACAAAGTGTTCATAAAAAGCCACAAAACAACATTCAAAGTAAgtgatataattaaatttatagacATGGACTCATTAACGTGGGTTTGAATCACATGCGGAAGTGATGAACCCTATCCACCCCACCATATAGATCTGATAGTAAAGTTCTTGGACAAAAAGTTgtgtaagaaaaaatataagttcgTATGCTCCAAAACATCCTAAAACAAATGTTACGGGCTTGACCTACAAAGATGGTAAAACATTGttagtaataaatttttttacgAAGACTTTAATTCAAATccattaacttaaataatatagttATAACCTTATTCGTCGCTTAATATACACCGGTAGCGTGTAGTGTGTTTTTTCCCATAAATTAGAAACATTCCtgcttaattaaattatttgtcacATTTCTACTacttaaataagtttataattaattatatatatatatataaactcatgTTGTGTCTGTGTCAACTCGTGATTGTGTTACGATGTATAAACTTATAATCGTGTCGTGATTGTGTCGTTTCCAATCCACGACCCAaatgagataatatcgtatcgtGTTCTTGACAAAGTTTCCATAAAAAGTCACAGAACAACATTCACAGTGAGTGATAGAATTAAAGTGATAGACATGAACACGTTGCTGTGGGTTTGAATCACTTGCTTCTAGAAATACAATAAtaaaggttattaaaaaatatataaatttaaaagtatattaatcacttacaaatatttatcaatatagTAAAGTTCTTGGACAAGAAGTTGTGTAACTAAAACCATAATCCGTATGCTCCAAAACATTCTAAAACAAATGTTACAGGTTTGACCTACAAAGATGGTAACAACATTCtcagtaataattttttttacgaatactttaattaaatttcattaacttaaataatacaattaatacCTTACTAGTCACATAACATACACTAGTTGCGTGTAGGGTGGTTTTTTCCCCCTAAATTAGAAACATTcttacttaattaaattatttttcatatctcTACTacttaaataagtttattattaattatatatatataaacttgtgTTGTGTCTGTGTCTACTCGTGaccgtgttacgatcgtatatACTCATAATCGTGATCGTGTCGTTTCGTGCTTGTGTCGTTGTTTAACCAACGACACGAATTagataatattgtatcgtgTCCTTGACAAAGTATCCATAAAAAGGCACAGAAAAACATTCACAGTAAGTGATAGAATTAAAGTGATAGACATGAACTCGTTATTGTGGGTTTGAATCACCTACTTTTGGAAATACAATAATAAAGGttattaacaaatatgtaaatttaaaactataatatgcacttacaaatatttatcaatataagtAGGGGCGACACAAATAGAAATATGGAAGTGCTGAACTCTATCCACCCCACCATATAGATCTGATAGTAAAATTCTTGGACAAGAAGTTGTGTAAGTAAAACCATAAGTCTGTATACTCCAAAACATCCCAAACAAATGTTACAGGCCTGACCTACAAAGATGGTAACAGCATTGTtagtaataaaaatgttttacgaagactttaattaaattttattaagttaaataatacaGTTAATACCTTACTCGTCGCATAATATACACGGGTAACGTGTAGGGTGGGTTTTTTTTCCTAAATTAGAaatattactatttaattaaattatttgtcatATCTCTAATacttaaataagtttattattaatttatatatatatatatatatatataaactcatgTTGTGTCCGTGTCAACTCGTGGCCGTGTTAccatcgtataaactcataatcgtgtcgtgatcgTGGTGTCTTGTAATTGTGTCGTGTTCAACCCACGACTCGAATGAGATAAGATTGTATCGTGTCGTTACGTACTAATATCGTGTTGTAATATATCGGTTCGTATTGATCCAACCCATTGTCCAACTCTCTCTAGGGTCGTGAACACATATCATTTCATGCTCATCGACTGTCTGAAGTAGGCGCGGGTCCTTCCGAATGCGCTGCTAGTGGTCAACGTGGTAGTTGATCGATCTCATCGACGTCTTCATCTTTAATGATtccatttcatatatataaattaatctattattattttaaataaacttttaatttttcaaacttatatttaaatgttgttttTTCTGAAATTTAATACGTTTGGtttcaatatttcaatatttttgacATCTAGTTATTCACAATTATCTCACGTTTTTCTTATTCATATGTcaatataatttgtatatatttgtatattcatATCAGTTTTTTTGGATTAGAATAtggtatttaatttttttgttatatatatatataccatattTTCTTATAAGGTTATATAAACAcaactttatataaaaataaagaactACAGGTGAAATTTATAGTAGCTCTTAAACAAGTACAACAAAGTACATATTGttacaacaacaataataaagATACAATAATATTGCAGGATTAAACAAACTAGCTAGTTAGGACACATTAAGATGAATATAGACTTTATTGTTACAAAGTTATTTGATgcaaaaataacattaaaacaaACAAGTAGATCCAACCGGTAGGTTCCGAAAGCTTGAAATCGTGAAAAGTGACTTGAAGTTATGGTTTAGGCTTGAACAGGAACTTCCATGTTAGGCCTCATGTTTCCATCTATAGGGGTTGTCGTCTTCCATGGGGACGGATCAACTTTGATCTTCGCGATATCGATAACTTGGTGAGACAATTCCGGCGACTTGTAACCGTTTTTCTCTCCATAGCGATGATCATTTGGGCCTCAACCTTAGTACTGTCTTTGGGAAGCTTGTCCTTGTTTGAATCTTTGCATCACAAGTAGAGAAGCATTTGAAGAATACCAAATCCGAAGCCAAGAATATTGGGAAGCTGAAATTAGAAAAGCCAAcaaaaagaaaacacaaaaatgGTTAGTCcctttattataaattttgtctCTTTAGATTTTTGGGAAACTAAACGCAATGTTAGGATCTCTTATATATGAGAAACCTGTTAAAGAACCACATAACGACATTAAAAGTAAGAGTAAGTGACAATGCAAATGGCATGTATTCCACATATTTTTTGTTCGAATCACTTGTTTTTGCAAATATAATTACAAGagttataaacttataattaagaattattatataataatattgtatatcAAAGAGAGACGAGTGAGCTGTATATACCAAGATTAAGAGAAGCTCTGCGAACACACAAATCGAGAATATCAAACATATCCATCCCACAATTTTCAGGCGAACCAAATGTCATGGACAAAAGAAGATTCATTCCATAAGTGCCTAGCATCCCCCATCAACAACTTTATTGTTGGAGCCTACATTgataatattcaaaaccattttgttaataaatatcACGTCAAAAGATTATTGAGACTTTTCGACGAATTAATTTATACCTTCTTGGGTGCGTATAAAATGTAAAGGCCAATATAATTAGATTCAATGAAACACCCAAAGGAGTTGATAATACAAGAGGAGCATGGCAGTAAATAGGGCAGCCACATAAGGGATGGACTGAAACCCTTCCGTGGACTTCCTCTTATATATGTTTTAGTTTATGTTTTGAAGTTATAAATAAGCACTAAGAATAATatgaaacaattaaattaacTCACACACAGGGGAGAGGAAAACAAAGAATGATATAATGTTACATACACAAAAACATGTCGTGTGTAGAAAAGACAACTAGAATTAGTGTCgattaatttgtttgaattcacaaaaatatttaagatagCTAGGAGGCCGAATGTAAATGGCAGATGTTGTGTTGTGAAGAAATtcattcatgtttttttatctttcttttgtATGGTAAACTTGAAGTCTTCAAATGAAGAGAAGCTTATTGCTTTACTTCTGTCTTCTAAACACTCAAGCACATATTGTAATGATTGAGATCAATCCATATATAGAGAGAGGTAATGGGGGGCCAAGAAGGCACTAGTGGGTAAATAAGAAAAGATAGAGAAGGGCTTATGGGCATATAGTGATTTtgcctttatttattttttcctaatACTCATATTTTTGCCATTTTTAAGAGatatattgaaatttgaaatatatatctTTCATTCTCATATCTTACAACTAAGTCTGTTACattcaattgaagaaaaagTTCTCTGGATATTTTGAAACTTAAATGACGCGAAATCACAAaattgtgataaaataaaataaagtggacaataatgaaaacaaaagcGATAGATACTCCAAGTATAGAATATTTGTGAAACTACAATACTTTTTGATAATTATCAAtaactaaaaagaaaaagaaaaaatagacaCAAATGTTGTTatgataatgaaaaaaaaaagtaagaaaatagATTGAAAGTTAATTATCTATATGTGCATTAATAGTGTAAcctattaaatataatgatggTTTTGAGGATATCGTATTGATTTAACCATTGAatgctttatatatatttattgagaaTCACCAATTAACATAATCATGCTCTTCCATGGATTGGATTGATGATCGATATGATAAAAGTGATTCCCATAAATGATGGATATGCTTTTATATATCcctttattaatttaaatgaatgatTTAATGGGATAATTTTAGAGCTTATCTTTAATAcggtgatatatatatatatgagaaatgatacaGACAGCTACTGGGAGAGCGATTCTCCCAGCGACTGTCTACGTGGCCTGCCACGTAGgccagataaaaaaaaaaaaaaaaaaaaaaatctaaaaacccAGAAGCCCGCCTTTCATCTTCCATTTGCCATTTTCATCTTCTCAAACATTAgggtttctctctctctcaagtTCATCTGCAATTCTAGCGATTTTCGTCCGTTCTCCGTCGAATACGATTTTCGACCTCTCTCCATTCTCATCTTCGGTTGTCCGCTCTCTAGCGCCTTCATTGTCTGCAATTTTCGTCCGATTTTTGACCTCCGTCCGTTCTCCATCGACTACGATTTCTGACCTCCCTCCATTCGGTTGTCCGCTCCCTATCTCCCGCTTCCAGTTTGTAACCCCTGAATGTAGAGAGGTTTGTCTAAGTATCATTATTAATTGTTCAAGAAAATATTGTAATGTCGTTATTTTCTCTGTTTTTAATAAGAGAACTGAACTGTATTTAGTTTTGttcataaactatatataactgaaatgtcatgtttttttaactacaatgtcatgttctttcaactataatgttatgtttttaacaCTACAATGTCATGTCATGTTTTgcactaaaataaaatgtctattaaactgcagttcatttaaaaaaaattgaatgtcatgtttattatttcaaaacacGACATTCAAGCTTAATACAACATTAAAATTgacaattttcatttttaatatttttcattgaaAAATGATACAGACAGTTACATTACATTACACTTTCAACTGTAATGTCATGTTCTTTCAAATGCAATGTCATGTTCTTTCAATCGCaatgttatgtttttaacaCTGCAATGTCATGTCATGTTTTTAATACTGAaatttctctcttattcttCAGCTTCATGGGTGAACCATCATCATCCCCTCCCAATGTTCAAATCCCTATTGTTGGCATGACTTTTAATTCTGAAAATGAACTTCGTGAGTATTATAATGCTTACGCACAATCAAAGGGTTTTGGCATTTGTAAGTTAGGAGCAAGAAATGGGCAAGATGGAAAGCAAAAGTGGTTCTCCATTGCTTGTGCTAAAAATGGTGTATTTACTTCAAAagggaaaaatattttacaacttAGACCTTCCATCAAGACGAATTGTAAGGCTAAGATTAACGTTGCTGTTAGGAATGAGTGTGAATTTGAGATTACTAGTGTCTACCTTGAGCACAACCATATATTGAGCCCGGGAAAGTCTAGACATATTAGATCTCACAAAGTTCTAGATTCAATTGCGAAGAGAAGATTGGAAGTAAACGACGTAGCTGGAATACCTTTGTCAAAAACATTTCAATCTATTGTGGTTGAAGCTGGAGGATATGAGAATTTGAACTTTGATGAGAGAAGTTGTAGAAATTTTATTTCGAAAGCTAGAAGGTTGAGGTTAGGAAATGGTGATGCCGAAGCTCTTTGTCAATATTTCAACCGAATGCAAAGtagatgtttaaatttttattatctttatgaTCTAGACGAGGAATCCCGAATAAAGAATGTATTTTGGGCTGATGGTAGATGTAGGGCTGCTTATGAGTATTTTTCGGATGTCATAACTTTTGacacaacatatttgacaaaccGCTATGACATGCCTTTTGCTCCCTTTGTCGGGGTTAATCATCATGGACAATCTATTTTGCTCGGATGTGGCTTACTATCTAGTGAGGATTCTGAGTCATTTATTTGGCTTTTCAAAGCCTGGTTGTCATGTATGCACGGACGTGCTCCAAAGGCAATAATCACTGACCAATGTCGATCAATGGCCATTGCTATTGAAAAAGTATTTCCAAACACCAATCATCGTTTTTGTCTTTGGCATATCATGAAGAAACTCCCTACAAAGTTGGCTGCTCACGCTCagtataaaagtataaaaaaagcATTGAAGAACATTGTCTATAACTCAATCACAATTGAGCAGTGTGAAAGGAATTGGATGAAAATGATAGAGGAGTTTGAATTGGAGGATAATGATTGGTTGAACTCTTTGCACGTACAACGATCTAAATGGATTCCTGTATATGTTAAATGTCACTTCTGGGCAGGCATGTCAACATCGCAAAGAAGTGAAAGTATGAATGCattttttgatgactttgttCATTCGAAAACATCCTTAAAACAGTTTGTTGAACAATATGATAGGGCACTGAAGAAAAATATAGAGAAGGAAAAGAAACTGGATTTTCAGTCTTTTAATTCCACCATTCCAATTGTTAGTGGTTATTCTTTGGAAAGACAATTTCAAAGTGTATATACTAACGACATTTTTAAGTTGTTTCAGAATGAAGTGACAGGATTGATGTTTTGTGACACATCCATAATTGAAGACGATGGGAGAACTACTATATTTGGAGTAGTGGAGTCAATTTTGGGTACTAATGGAGAACATTTGAGGGATGTTTCATTCAAGGTACACTACACCCCTGTGGAGAGTTTTGTAAACTGTCAATGTCTAATGTTTGAGTA is part of the Impatiens glandulifera chromosome 1, dImpGla2.1, whole genome shotgun sequence genome and encodes:
- the LOC124911409 gene encoding protein FAR1-RELATED SEQUENCE 6-like; this encodes MGEPSSSPPNVQIPIVGMTFNSENELREYYNAYAQSKGFGICKLGARNGQDGKQKWFSIACAKNGVFTSKGKNILQLRPSIKTNCKAKINVAVRNECEFEITSVYLEHNHILSPGKSRHIRSHKVLDSIAKRRLEVNDVAGIPLSKTFQSIVVEAGGYENLNFDERSCRNFISKARRLRLGNGDAEALCQYFNRMQSRCLNFYYLYDLDEESRIKNVFWADGRCRAAYEYFSDVITFDTTYLTNRYDMPFAPFVGVNHHGQSILLGCGLLSSEDSESFIWLFKAWLSCMHGRAPKAIITDQCRSMAIAIEKVFPNTNHRFCLWHIMKKLPTKLAAHAQYKSIKKALKNIVYNSITIEQCERNWMKMIEEFELEDNDWLNSLHVQRSKWIPVYVKCHFWAGMSTSQRSESMNAFFDDFVHSKTSLKQFVEQYDRALKKNIEKEKKLDFQSFNSTIPIVSGYSLERQFQSVYTNDIFKLFQNEVTGLMFCDTSIIEDDGRTTIFGVVESILGTNGEHLRDVSFKVHYTPVESFVNCQCLMFEYRGILCRHILAVLRRMKVNQMPVNYILDRWRKDLKRGYQSITNIYDSDVCDSQRNRYNYLAPMIQEVQQLASMSEDNTSVLAEVLKEMKEKFMLDSTSSTITTPPTTTTQTEKLIHSPVRVRARGRPTTKRKQSVIEKITKSATRARKKDHVSTQEQLNDQVSTQEQWNDPVSTQLSFTSLLSCQLSHVAD